The Bombus pascuorum chromosome 9, iyBomPasc1.1, whole genome shotgun sequence genome has a window encoding:
- the LOC132910729 gene encoding patronin isoform X3, whose product MWSAITRLFVKGKTEESAPRTKDRTCDGVPDTVVHVFDAMDRNAGDDRRKGPAGEQHHDGAESEHFSDAYDSRQAKQRASVKWLLSKAYNNRVPENLRDPYYIDNENQEHLKPQIVHALSNAELYCLALANIYSDPNYHNQNHCGILQALARKGVYLAEPNNTQLTETILIQNSPLKMSAHMAVIEGLMVLYAKEVVTGDRVVSAIRRFDPQAEVDVPADHEKGLLLWISHASNALIAKIQADEGAGDKTRLPELPAAKDFQSLCDGVGLAAVVAFYCPGELNWMDIRVSKRPSVADALHNLSLVHAFCNRCLPYSIFHMLPEDVTYMRGCMKQNLVVFLADMYNVLEIHPAKCVRYPGEERAMQFLDACPRNSHGVAHKRSLPQSIAPIPDLRSNLSVSAPGFTVAKAPSSSSVKKSQSLQQTAENYSHDDRRAGSEESFVVHRGKGIPTLSSVADEKSITRVDAAGRPSNWEEQRRSSYAGRRSRRNSVSDDSQLTIENFGGSQDNLHNFGRNPDKEVGAHIGKRSTTEPTLPARSSVQDVYGSGVQHILSDNGYDKEEPPRLRRQTSNSSLDNVALKQILHSSENVNSDGDTSKLASFANLSRQSSEKGINLTYTEQERDDSKSNLSNKKLGQTNGNRNGEKKTTFATLPNTTTWQQQSNQQSQQMEQHSVADENGGNTIMASQLNNIRLKLEEKRRHIENEKRRMEVVMSKQRQKVGKAAFLQAVTKGKVKSPSSSTSGGDSPAEIGPPTPVTSGSSGETPTSVSETTPVTQQPSQEKPQRPFSLKEISEDVRDVEHKWLEHDGNAPFIETRRTPDIENMDLEQYHQSISQIYTPFRRMNNSLSEIQADIQRLANQQNQIQQQHLMTQHQQQIQQQFQQLQSLSQQHMQNFGMAPINPLTSKLQDTQQSQFYLHDQPQLQRRMWGQPPPTQSLANEMAAVGYQQSMDPRYSTQPTPYQQDMRLYQDTRNWGTHPPQQKGFVLHDTPQEPRYLNGGDHSLCNNQMSHPGPTYPSSTSIFNQTPPSSASPQHRNAVHRISQLMSESPEPKRPTVHHIPIKCESPTEKRQITAMHAPVPAPPVDDMKPQNISFIGNDDELTQGIRGLNITSGSRTYRIPSPTRPSISRNSFQPHPSLREATPSPSGTPEVTPLDPTDAGEKGFYICFDNDAPKKPKPTLRVKRTSPKKERGVSSYVDNEDFTMRPDSPSAIVMDRQKQLEIQRDSDREKQRQIDERDFQRQEIRDREIQREGEREKQRERHEMSGESRQSGVGLIIGNQLANPDPNSLDEMERKKERIMLLSLQRRQQQEEMKERKEVEAQARREQEKLKAEERARKKEEERQRRAAILEQHKVKKAIEEAEREGKVIDKELLNTIKPTKLRNKTATTRPRPKTIHVDAGTELDSGALTPSRGKKGSSSNLSTASLTSPTMRRDYYRGSQDSLTAAHFDERRSGPLYRGGSLRVSSVDSPDDGRGSSPCRSMNQLGRRGSYKTSRDVQEPQQQVRGRPKYPSYQNFKGRKSNSLMNLCGSSSDQDGMMCRYTDTDSGLGRATPPRRAPSPGMGSMRHLPSPSGPGSLPPGLMTKRRVFDDGSSDISSTPSSMMDYNGPRLYKQPTTKSNRGIMLNAVEYCVFPGTVNKEAKRRVLDEIARSESKHFLILFRDAGCQFRALYSYCPDREEVSKLYGTGPKQVMDKMFDKFFKYNSGAKCFSQVHTKHLTVTIDAFTIHNSLWQGKKVNLPNKKDMPLVI is encoded by the exons GCCAAACAACGTGCCTCCGTAAAATGGCTCTTGTCGAAGGCGTACAACAACCGAGTGCCAGAAAACCTTCGTGATCCGTATTATATCGATAATGAG AACCAAGAACACCTGAAGCCGCAGATCGTACATGCACTTTCCAATGCGGAACTATACTGTTTGGCGCTGGCGAACATCTATTCGGATCCAAATTATCACAATCAGAATCATTGCGGTATTCTCCAAGCCCTGGCCAGAAAGGGTGTTTACCTCGCGGAGCCAAACAATACTCAACTCACCGAAACGATCCTCATTCAAAATTCACCACTCAAGATG TCCGCGCATATGGCTGTGATAGAGGGCCTGATGGTCTTGTACGCGAAGGAAGTAGTGACTGGAGATCGAGTAGTTTCGGCGATTCGGCGGTTCGACCCCCAGGCGGAGGTGGATGTGCCAGCGGACCACGAAAAAGGACTTCTTCTCTGGATCAGCCACGCGTCAAATGCGTTGATTGCCAAGATCCAGGCGGACGAAGGTGCCGGTGATAAAACGCGACTGCCAGAACTACCAGCTGCCAAGGACTTCCAATCGTTATGCGATGGTGTCGGCCTTGCCGCCGTTGTGGCCTTCTACTGCCCCGGCGAGCTCAATTGGATGGACATCAGGGTGTCGAAGAGACCGTCGGTCGCGGATGCGCTGCACAACTTGTCGCTGGTCCACGCGTTTTGTAACCGATGCTTACCCTATTCCATTTTTCACATGCTACCCGAAGACGTGACGTATATGAGGGG GTGCATGAAGCAAAATTTAGTCGTTTTCTTGGCGGACATGTACAACGTATTGGAAATTCATCCGGCGAAATGTGTACGTTATCCAGGCGAGGAAAGGGCGATGCAGTTCTTAGATG CCTGCCCGCGCAATAGTCATGGCGTAGCTCATAAAAGAAGTCTGCCACAGTCTATAGCTCCGATACCTGATCTGAGAAGCAACCTCTCCGTATCCGCGCCAGGCTTCACAG ttGCAAAAGCACCGTCATCCTCCTCTGTCAAGAAGTCACAATCACTGCAACAAACTGCCGAAAATTATTCTCACGACGACAG ACGAGCAGGGAGCGAAGAAAGTTTCGTAGTGCACCGTGGCAAAGGCATCCCTACGTTAAGTTCCGTAGCAGACGAGAAATCTATAACTAGAGTAGATGCCGCTGGTCGGCCAAGCAATTGGGAAGAACAGAGGAGAAGCTCGTATGCTGGTCGACGATCTAGGCGTAACAGTGTTTCGGATGACTCTCAGCTGACCATTGAGAACTTTGGTGGATCTCAG GATAATTTACACAACTTCGGCAGAAATCCAGACAAGGAGGTCGGCGCGCACATTGGCAAACGGAGCACCACAGAGCCAACACTACCAGCAAGATCTAGCGTTCAGGATGTGTATGGTAGCGGAGTGCAGCATATTTTATCAGATAACGGATACGATAAGGAAGAACCGCCGAGATTAAGAAGGCAGACCTCGAACTCTAGCTTGGACAACGTCGCGCTCAAGCAAATTTTACATTCCAGCGAGAACGTTAATTCGGACGGGGATACGTCCAAGTTAGCCAGCTTCGCGAATTTAAGCAGACAAAGCTCCGAGAAAGGGATCAACTTGACCTACACGGAACAAGAACGCGACGACAGCAAGTCGAATCTGTCGAATAAGAAACTTGGTCAGACCAATGGTAATAGGAATGGTGAGAAGAAAACGACGTTCGCCACGTTACCGAATACGACCACGTGGCAGCAACAGAGCAACCAGCAATCTCAACAGATGGAACAACATTCTGTtg CAGACGAGAACGGAGGTAACACGATTATGGCCTCACAACTGAATAATATTAGATTGAAGTTGGAGGAGAAGCGACGTCACATAGAAAACGAGAAGAGAAGGATGGAAGTCGTGATGTCAAAGCAACGGCAGAAAGTGGGCAAAGCTGCGTTCCTGCAAGCTGTTACGAAG GGTAAGGTTAAATCTCCCTCTTCATCAACGTCTGGGGGGGACAGTCCGGCTGAAATTGGTCCCCCCACTCCTGTAACCTCCGGATCTTCGGGGGAGACCCCGACAAGTGTTTCCGAGACGACCCCCGTAACCCAACAACCCTCTCAAGAAAAACCACAGAGACCCTTCTCGCTCAAG GAAATTAGTGAGGATGTTCGAGATGTTGAACATAAATGGTTAGAGCATGACGGTAATGCCCCATTTATTGAAACAAGACGCACTCCAGATATTGAAAACATGGATCTTGAGCAATATCATCAATCTATATCACA aatatatacacCTTTTCGCAGGATGAATAACAGCCTTAGTGAAATACAAGCTGATATACAACGTTTAGCAAATCAGCAAAATCAAATACAGCAACAGCATTTAATGACACAGCATCAACAGCAAATACAGCAACAGTTTCAACAGTTGCAAAGTCTTAGTCAACAACACATGCAA AATTTTGGAATGGCGCCTATAAATCCATTAACATCCAAATTACAAGATACTCAACAATCTCAGTTCTATCTACATGATCAACCCCAATTGCAAAGACGAATGTGGGGTCAACCACCTCCAACTCAAAGCTTAGCAAATGAAATGGCTGCTGTGGGCTATCAACAGTCAATGGATCCACGATATAGTACTCAACCAACAC CTTATCAACAAGATATGCGCTTATATCAAGATACACGAAATTGGGGAACGCATCCACCTCAACAGAAAGGATTTGTTCTACACGATACTCCTCAAGAACCGAGGTACCTCAATGGTGGAGATCATAGTCTTTGTAATAATCAAATGAGTCATCCTGGTCCTACATATCCATCATCTACATCTATCTTTAATCAAACACCACCATCTTCTGCTAGTCCACAACATCGCAATGCT GTTCATCGAATAAGTCAGTTAATGAGCGAAAGTCCTGAACCAAAAAGGCCAACTGTACATCATATACCGATTAAGTGTGAAAGCCCTACCGAAAAAAGACAAATTACTGCAATGCATGCACCTGTTCCAGCTCCACCTGTTGATGATATGAAGCCTCagaatatatcatttattg GAAATGATGATGAACTTACACAAGGTATAAGAGGTTTAAACATCACGTCCGGCAGCCGTACATATAGAATTCCATCACCAACTAGACCTTCAATATCACGTAATTCATTTCAACCTCACCCATCATTAAGAGAAGCCACACCATCTCCATCAGGTACACCAGAGGTAACACCTTTAGATCCAACGGATGCTGGTGAAAAAGGATTTTATATCTGCTTTGATAATGATGCGCCGAAGAAACCAAAACCAACCCTTAGAGTGAAAAGGACATCCCCTAAAAAG gaAAGAGGCGTGTCTTCATACGTTGACAATGAAGATTTTACGATGCGTCCTGACTCTCCTTCTGCGATTGTTATGGATAGACAGAAACAGCTGGAAATTCAACGAGATTCTGATCGAGAAAAGCAGCGCCAGATAGACGAGAGAGACTTCCAACGGCAAGAAATTAGAGATAGAGAAATacaaagagaaggagaaagagaaaagcaaaGAGAACGACACGAGATGAGTGGAGAGAGTCGACAATCTGGAGTTGGTTTAATAATTGGAAATCAATTAGCAAATCCTGATCCA AATTCTCTTGATGAAATGGAACGGAAAAAAGAACGTATAATGCTCTTATCATTACAAAGAAGACAGCAACAAGAAGAgatgaaagagagaaaagaggtaGAAGCGCAAGCTCGTCGAGAACAAGAGAAATTGAAAGCAGAAGAAAGAGCTCgtaaaaaggaagaggaaaggCAACGAAGGGCAGCTATCTTAGAACAACATAAAGTAAAGAAAGCAATAGAAGAGGCAGAAAGAGAA GGCAAGGTTATCGATAAAGAACTTCTTAATACAATAAAACCAACGAAATTGCGTAACAAGACTGCAACAACTCGACCTCGACCCAAAACGATTCATGTGGATGCTGGTACGGAGTTGGATTCTGGAGCTCTTACGCCGAGTCGTGGAAAGAAGGGTTCTTCTTCTAATCTAAGTACAG CGTCGCTGACTTCTCCGACGATGAGGCGAGATTACTACCGAGGCTCGCAGGACAGTCTCACTGCTGCCCATTTCGATGAACGACGTTCCGGCCCTCTTTATCGGGGCGGCAGTCTCAGGG TATCTTCCGTAGATTCACCCGATGACGGTAGAGGTTCCTCCCCTTGTCGAAGTATGAATCAACTTGGTCGACGTGGTTCCTACAAAACATCTAGAG ATGTGCAGGAGCCTCAGCAACAGGTTAGAGGCAGGCCTAAATACCCGAGTTACCAAAACTTTAAGGGGAGAAAGTCTAATTCCTTGATGAATTTGTGTG GTTCGAGTAGTGATCAAGACGGTATGATGTGTCGATACACAGATACGGACAGCGGACTGGGCAGAGCTACACCTCCTAGGAGAGCACCGAGTCCGGGTATGGGTAGCATGAGGCATCTTCCGTCACCATCAGGACCTGGTTCTTTACCTCCCGGTTTGATGACCAAGAGACGCGTGTTCGATGATGGTAGCAGCGATATCAGTAGTACACCAAGTTCGATGATGGACTATAATG GTCCGAGATTGTATAAACAACCAACCACCAAGTCAAATCGTGGCATTATGCTAAACGCTGTGGAGTATTGTGTATTTCCGGGAACGGTAAATAAGGAAGCGAAGAGAAGAGTTTTGGACGAAATTGCAAGATCAGAAAGCAAGCattttcttatcttatttCGAGATGCTGGCTGCCAATTCCGGGCTCTCTACTCATACTGCCCAGATAGAGAAGAAGTTTCAAAGTTATATGGTACCGGACCGAAACAAGTCATGGATAAAATGttcgacaaatttttcaa ATACAATTCAGGAGCAAAATGCTTTTCTCAAGTACATACAAAGCATCTGACTGTGACCATAGATGCCTTTACGATACACAACAGCCTTTGGCAAGGTAAAAAGGTGAATTTGCCAAACAAGAAAGACATGCCTCTCGTCATATAG
- the LOC132910729 gene encoding patronin isoform X2, with protein MWSAITRLFVKGKTEESAPRTKDRTCDGVPDTVVHVFDAMDRNAGDDRRKGPAGEQHHDGAESEHFSDAYDSRQAKQRASVKWLLSKAYNNRVPENLRDPYYIDNENQEHLKPQIVHALSNAELYCLALANIYSDPNYHNQNHCGILQALARKGVYLAEPNNTQLTETILIQNSPLKMSAHMAVIEGLMVLYAKEVVTGDRVVSAIRRFDPQAEVDVPADHEKGLLLWISHASNALIAKIQADEGAGDKTRLPELPAAKDFQSLCDGVGLAAVVAFYCPGELNWMDIRVSKRPSVADALHNLSLVHAFCNRCLPYSIFHMLPEDVTYMRGCMKQNLVVFLADMYNVLEIHPAKCVRYPGEERAMQFLDACPRNSHGVAHKRSLPQSIAPIPDLRSNLSVSAPGFTVAKAPSSSSVKKSQSLQQTAENYSHDDRRAGSEESFVVHRGKGIPTLSSVADEKSITRVDAAGRPSNWEEQRRSSYAGRRSRRNSVSDDSQLTIENFGGSQDNLHNFGRNPDKEVGAHIGKRSTTEPTLPARSSVQDVYGSGVQHILSDNGYDKEEPPRLRRQTSNSSLDNVALKQILHSSENVNSDGDTSKLASFANLSRQSSEKGINLTYTEQERDDSKSNLSNKKLGQTNGNRNGEKKTTFATLPNTTTWQQQSNQQSQQMEQHSVDENGGNTIMASQLNNIRLKLEEKRRHIENEKRRMEVVMSKQRQKVGKAAFLQAVTKLYLVGKVKSPSSSTSGGDSPAEIGPPTPVTSGSSGETPTSVSETTPVTQQPSQEKPQRPFSLKEISEDVRDVEHKWLEHDGNAPFIETRRTPDIENMDLEQYHQSISQIYTPFRRMNNSLSEIQADIQRLANQQNQIQQQHLMTQHQQQIQQQFQQLQSLSQQHMQNFGMAPINPLTSKLQDTQQSQFYLHDQPQLQRRMWGQPPPTQSLANEMAAVGYQQSMDPRYSTQPTPYQQDMRLYQDTRNWGTHPPQQKGFVLHDTPQEPRYLNGGDHSLCNNQMSHPGPTYPSSTSIFNQTPPSSASPQHRNAVHRISQLMSESPEPKRPTVHHIPIKCESPTEKRQITAMHAPVPAPPVDDMKPQNISFIGNDDELTQGIRGLNITSGSRTYRIPSPTRPSISRNSFQPHPSLREATPSPSGTPEVTPLDPTDAGEKGFYICFDNDAPKKPKPTLRVKRTSPKKERGVSSYVDNEDFTMRPDSPSAIVMDRQKQLEIQRDSDREKQRQIDERDFQRQEIRDREIQREGEREKQRERHEMSGESRQSGVGLIIGNQLANPDPNSLDEMERKKERIMLLSLQRRQQQEEMKERKEVEAQARREQEKLKAEERARKKEEERQRRAAILEQHKVKKAIEEAEREGKVIDKELLNTIKPTKLRNKTATTRPRPKTIHVDAGTELDSGALTPSRGKKGSSSNLSTASLTSPTMRRDYYRGSQDSLTAAHFDERRSGPLYRGGSLRVSSVDSPDDGRGSSPCRSMNQLGRRGSYKTSRDVQEPQQQVRGRPKYPSYQNFKGRKSNSLMNLCGSSSDQDGMMCRYTDTDSGLGRATPPRRAPSPGMGSMRHLPSPSGPGSLPPGLMTKRRVFDDGSSDISSTPSSMMDYNGPRLYKQPTTKSNRGIMLNAVEYCVFPGTVNKEAKRRVLDEIARSESKHFLILFRDAGCQFRALYSYCPDREEVSKLYGTGPKQVMDKMFDKFFKYNSGAKCFSQVHTKHLTVTIDAFTIHNSLWQGKKVNLPNKKDMPLVI; from the exons GCCAAACAACGTGCCTCCGTAAAATGGCTCTTGTCGAAGGCGTACAACAACCGAGTGCCAGAAAACCTTCGTGATCCGTATTATATCGATAATGAG AACCAAGAACACCTGAAGCCGCAGATCGTACATGCACTTTCCAATGCGGAACTATACTGTTTGGCGCTGGCGAACATCTATTCGGATCCAAATTATCACAATCAGAATCATTGCGGTATTCTCCAAGCCCTGGCCAGAAAGGGTGTTTACCTCGCGGAGCCAAACAATACTCAACTCACCGAAACGATCCTCATTCAAAATTCACCACTCAAGATG TCCGCGCATATGGCTGTGATAGAGGGCCTGATGGTCTTGTACGCGAAGGAAGTAGTGACTGGAGATCGAGTAGTTTCGGCGATTCGGCGGTTCGACCCCCAGGCGGAGGTGGATGTGCCAGCGGACCACGAAAAAGGACTTCTTCTCTGGATCAGCCACGCGTCAAATGCGTTGATTGCCAAGATCCAGGCGGACGAAGGTGCCGGTGATAAAACGCGACTGCCAGAACTACCAGCTGCCAAGGACTTCCAATCGTTATGCGATGGTGTCGGCCTTGCCGCCGTTGTGGCCTTCTACTGCCCCGGCGAGCTCAATTGGATGGACATCAGGGTGTCGAAGAGACCGTCGGTCGCGGATGCGCTGCACAACTTGTCGCTGGTCCACGCGTTTTGTAACCGATGCTTACCCTATTCCATTTTTCACATGCTACCCGAAGACGTGACGTATATGAGGGG GTGCATGAAGCAAAATTTAGTCGTTTTCTTGGCGGACATGTACAACGTATTGGAAATTCATCCGGCGAAATGTGTACGTTATCCAGGCGAGGAAAGGGCGATGCAGTTCTTAGATG CCTGCCCGCGCAATAGTCATGGCGTAGCTCATAAAAGAAGTCTGCCACAGTCTATAGCTCCGATACCTGATCTGAGAAGCAACCTCTCCGTATCCGCGCCAGGCTTCACAG ttGCAAAAGCACCGTCATCCTCCTCTGTCAAGAAGTCACAATCACTGCAACAAACTGCCGAAAATTATTCTCACGACGACAG ACGAGCAGGGAGCGAAGAAAGTTTCGTAGTGCACCGTGGCAAAGGCATCCCTACGTTAAGTTCCGTAGCAGACGAGAAATCTATAACTAGAGTAGATGCCGCTGGTCGGCCAAGCAATTGGGAAGAACAGAGGAGAAGCTCGTATGCTGGTCGACGATCTAGGCGTAACAGTGTTTCGGATGACTCTCAGCTGACCATTGAGAACTTTGGTGGATCTCAG GATAATTTACACAACTTCGGCAGAAATCCAGACAAGGAGGTCGGCGCGCACATTGGCAAACGGAGCACCACAGAGCCAACACTACCAGCAAGATCTAGCGTTCAGGATGTGTATGGTAGCGGAGTGCAGCATATTTTATCAGATAACGGATACGATAAGGAAGAACCGCCGAGATTAAGAAGGCAGACCTCGAACTCTAGCTTGGACAACGTCGCGCTCAAGCAAATTTTACATTCCAGCGAGAACGTTAATTCGGACGGGGATACGTCCAAGTTAGCCAGCTTCGCGAATTTAAGCAGACAAAGCTCCGAGAAAGGGATCAACTTGACCTACACGGAACAAGAACGCGACGACAGCAAGTCGAATCTGTCGAATAAGAAACTTGGTCAGACCAATGGTAATAGGAATGGTGAGAAGAAAACGACGTTCGCCACGTTACCGAATACGACCACGTGGCAGCAACAGAGCAACCAGCAATCTCAACAGATGGAACAACATTCTGTtg ACGAGAACGGAGGTAACACGATTATGGCCTCACAACTGAATAATATTAGATTGAAGTTGGAGGAGAAGCGACGTCACATAGAAAACGAGAAGAGAAGGATGGAAGTCGTGATGTCAAAGCAACGGCAGAAAGTGGGCAAAGCTGCGTTCCTGCAAGCTGTTACGAAG CTGTACTTGGTG GGTAAGGTTAAATCTCCCTCTTCATCAACGTCTGGGGGGGACAGTCCGGCTGAAATTGGTCCCCCCACTCCTGTAACCTCCGGATCTTCGGGGGAGACCCCGACAAGTGTTTCCGAGACGACCCCCGTAACCCAACAACCCTCTCAAGAAAAACCACAGAGACCCTTCTCGCTCAAG GAAATTAGTGAGGATGTTCGAGATGTTGAACATAAATGGTTAGAGCATGACGGTAATGCCCCATTTATTGAAACAAGACGCACTCCAGATATTGAAAACATGGATCTTGAGCAATATCATCAATCTATATCACA aatatatacacCTTTTCGCAGGATGAATAACAGCCTTAGTGAAATACAAGCTGATATACAACGTTTAGCAAATCAGCAAAATCAAATACAGCAACAGCATTTAATGACACAGCATCAACAGCAAATACAGCAACAGTTTCAACAGTTGCAAAGTCTTAGTCAACAACACATGCAA AATTTTGGAATGGCGCCTATAAATCCATTAACATCCAAATTACAAGATACTCAACAATCTCAGTTCTATCTACATGATCAACCCCAATTGCAAAGACGAATGTGGGGTCAACCACCTCCAACTCAAAGCTTAGCAAATGAAATGGCTGCTGTGGGCTATCAACAGTCAATGGATCCACGATATAGTACTCAACCAACAC CTTATCAACAAGATATGCGCTTATATCAAGATACACGAAATTGGGGAACGCATCCACCTCAACAGAAAGGATTTGTTCTACACGATACTCCTCAAGAACCGAGGTACCTCAATGGTGGAGATCATAGTCTTTGTAATAATCAAATGAGTCATCCTGGTCCTACATATCCATCATCTACATCTATCTTTAATCAAACACCACCATCTTCTGCTAGTCCACAACATCGCAATGCT GTTCATCGAATAAGTCAGTTAATGAGCGAAAGTCCTGAACCAAAAAGGCCAACTGTACATCATATACCGATTAAGTGTGAAAGCCCTACCGAAAAAAGACAAATTACTGCAATGCATGCACCTGTTCCAGCTCCACCTGTTGATGATATGAAGCCTCagaatatatcatttattg GAAATGATGATGAACTTACACAAGGTATAAGAGGTTTAAACATCACGTCCGGCAGCCGTACATATAGAATTCCATCACCAACTAGACCTTCAATATCACGTAATTCATTTCAACCTCACCCATCATTAAGAGAAGCCACACCATCTCCATCAGGTACACCAGAGGTAACACCTTTAGATCCAACGGATGCTGGTGAAAAAGGATTTTATATCTGCTTTGATAATGATGCGCCGAAGAAACCAAAACCAACCCTTAGAGTGAAAAGGACATCCCCTAAAAAG gaAAGAGGCGTGTCTTCATACGTTGACAATGAAGATTTTACGATGCGTCCTGACTCTCCTTCTGCGATTGTTATGGATAGACAGAAACAGCTGGAAATTCAACGAGATTCTGATCGAGAAAAGCAGCGCCAGATAGACGAGAGAGACTTCCAACGGCAAGAAATTAGAGATAGAGAAATacaaagagaaggagaaagagaaaagcaaaGAGAACGACACGAGATGAGTGGAGAGAGTCGACAATCTGGAGTTGGTTTAATAATTGGAAATCAATTAGCAAATCCTGATCCA AATTCTCTTGATGAAATGGAACGGAAAAAAGAACGTATAATGCTCTTATCATTACAAAGAAGACAGCAACAAGAAGAgatgaaagagagaaaagaggtaGAAGCGCAAGCTCGTCGAGAACAAGAGAAATTGAAAGCAGAAGAAAGAGCTCgtaaaaaggaagaggaaaggCAACGAAGGGCAGCTATCTTAGAACAACATAAAGTAAAGAAAGCAATAGAAGAGGCAGAAAGAGAA GGCAAGGTTATCGATAAAGAACTTCTTAATACAATAAAACCAACGAAATTGCGTAACAAGACTGCAACAACTCGACCTCGACCCAAAACGATTCATGTGGATGCTGGTACGGAGTTGGATTCTGGAGCTCTTACGCCGAGTCGTGGAAAGAAGGGTTCTTCTTCTAATCTAAGTACAG CGTCGCTGACTTCTCCGACGATGAGGCGAGATTACTACCGAGGCTCGCAGGACAGTCTCACTGCTGCCCATTTCGATGAACGACGTTCCGGCCCTCTTTATCGGGGCGGCAGTCTCAGGG TATCTTCCGTAGATTCACCCGATGACGGTAGAGGTTCCTCCCCTTGTCGAAGTATGAATCAACTTGGTCGACGTGGTTCCTACAAAACATCTAGAG ATGTGCAGGAGCCTCAGCAACAGGTTAGAGGCAGGCCTAAATACCCGAGTTACCAAAACTTTAAGGGGAGAAAGTCTAATTCCTTGATGAATTTGTGTG GTTCGAGTAGTGATCAAGACGGTATGATGTGTCGATACACAGATACGGACAGCGGACTGGGCAGAGCTACACCTCCTAGGAGAGCACCGAGTCCGGGTATGGGTAGCATGAGGCATCTTCCGTCACCATCAGGACCTGGTTCTTTACCTCCCGGTTTGATGACCAAGAGACGCGTGTTCGATGATGGTAGCAGCGATATCAGTAGTACACCAAGTTCGATGATGGACTATAATG GTCCGAGATTGTATAAACAACCAACCACCAAGTCAAATCGTGGCATTATGCTAAACGCTGTGGAGTATTGTGTATTTCCGGGAACGGTAAATAAGGAAGCGAAGAGAAGAGTTTTGGACGAAATTGCAAGATCAGAAAGCAAGCattttcttatcttatttCGAGATGCTGGCTGCCAATTCCGGGCTCTCTACTCATACTGCCCAGATAGAGAAGAAGTTTCAAAGTTATATGGTACCGGACCGAAACAAGTCATGGATAAAATGttcgacaaatttttcaa ATACAATTCAGGAGCAAAATGCTTTTCTCAAGTACATACAAAGCATCTGACTGTGACCATAGATGCCTTTACGATACACAACAGCCTTTGGCAAGGTAAAAAGGTGAATTTGCCAAACAAGAAAGACATGCCTCTCGTCATATAG